The following are from one region of the Rhipicephalus microplus isolate Deutch F79 chromosome 1, USDA_Rmic, whole genome shotgun sequence genome:
- the LOC119159618 gene encoding mitochondrial fission 1 protein, with translation MESILEDYVSATDLKHYEQQYHEEMKNGEVDTKTQFEYAWCLVRSRYPADIRRGVLLMEHLFHHGNAEAKRDYLFYLAVGSTKLKEYSKALKFIKAFLHVEPANRQAQELEATIKNRMKKEGIKGMAIVGGAALAVSGLVGLGIALAKR, from the exons ATGGAGTCGATCCTTGAAGACTACGTGAGCGCGACGGATCTGAAA CATTACGAACAGCAGTATCACGAAGAAATGAAAAATGGAGAAGTGGACACAAAAACTCAGTTCGAGTATGCTTGGTGCCTTGTCAGAAGCAGGTATCCGGCGGACATACGTCGAGGTGTTCTGTTGATGGAAC ACTTGTTTCACCATGGCAATGCAGAAGCCAAGCGAGATTACCTTTTCTACCTGGCTGTCGGGAGCACCAAGCTTAAG GAATACTCAAAGGCGTTAAAATTCATCAAGGCATTCCTTCATGTTGAGCCAGCCAACAGGCAAGCACAGGAACTTGAAGCAACTATAAAAAATCGCATGAAGAAAG AGGGAATAAAAGGCATGGCTATCGTTGGCGGTGCTGCTCTTGCTGTTAGCGGGCTTGTCGGTCTTGGAATCGCCTTAGCCAAGAG ATAA